In one Ananas comosus cultivar F153 linkage group 12, ASM154086v1, whole genome shotgun sequence genomic region, the following are encoded:
- the LOC109718168 gene encoding probable BOI-related E3 ubiquitin-protein ligase 2 isoform X2, producing the protein MLFPFLLGEKKKRTKGRMFNGNNGNLQFPSFLEQEQFRYGSSASTQLQLFGNTEFPATCNVGPVNNVGHHNFSGLSQPNQIKREMDDTERQYKLQISLGNFGQDEADRIAMGFRNPNAVSTGLRLSYDDDEHNSSITSASGSMTSLPIMMSISDDLRAEIDRQNEEFDNYIKIQEQMMKGMREMTQRHTVAFLNAIEKGVGRKLREKELEVENMSRKNKELVERIKLVSMEAQSWQCRAWYNESIINMLKSNLNQALAQGGAGDHAKEGCGESEVDNTAVSSYNPNVLIGGEDFPRQPRKLSQQLVCRSCKCQEVCMLLMPCRHLCLCEHCERLVELCPICKSRKSASLPIFMS; encoded by the exons ATGTtgttcccttttcttttg ggagagaaaaaaaaaagaacgaaaggaAGGATGTTTAACGGAAATAATGGCAATCTTCAGTTCCCCTCTTTCTTGGAGCAAGAACAATTCCGTTATGGTTCTAGTGCATCTACTCAATTGCAGTTGTTTGGAAACACTGAAT TTCCTGCTACATGTAACGTTGGTCCTGTTAACAATGTCGGACATCATAATTTTTCTGGTCTAAGCCAACCAAACCAAATAAAGAGGGAGATGGATGACACGGAAAGGCAGTACAAGCTTCAGATTTCCTTGGGCAATTTTGGCCAGGACGAGGCTGATCGAATAGCAATGGGTTTCCGCAATCCAAATGCTGTGTCAACCGGGTTAAGACTCTCCTATGATGATGATGAACACAACTCCTCTATTACATCTGCTAGTGGAAGCATGACTTCACTTCCTATCATGATGTCCATTAGTGATGATCTGAGGGCTGAGATTGACCGGCAAAATGAAGAGTTTGATAATTACATTAAAATTCAG GAACAAATGATGAAAGGCATGAGAGAGATGACCCAGAGGCACACAGTTGCATTCCTAAACGCCATCGAGAAAGGGGTGGGAAGGAAACTGCGTGAGAAAGAGCTCGAGGTGGAGAATATGAGTAGGAAAAACAAAGAGCTAGTCGAACGGATCAAGCTAGTGTCGATGGAGGCCCAATCATGGCAATGCAGAGCATGGTACAATGAGTCCATCATCAATATGCTGAAGAGTAACCTCAACCAAGCCTTAGCGCAGGGGGGGGCCGGAGATCATGCCAAGGAAGGGTGTGGGGAGAGCGAAGTAGACAATACGGCGGTCTCTTCTTACAACCCTAATGTGCTGATCGGAGGCGAGGATTTCCCTCGTCAGCCGAGAAAGCTGAGTCAGCAGCTGGTGTGTAGGTCGTGCAAGTGTCAGGAAGTTTGCATGCTTTTGATGCCGTGCCGGCATCTGTGCTTGTGTGAGCACTGTGAGCGCTTAGTGGAACTCTGTCCGATCTGCAAATCCAGGAAGAGTGCTAGCCTTCCCATTTTCATGTCCTGA
- the LOC109718168 gene encoding probable BOI-related E3 ubiquitin-protein ligase 2 isoform X1 yields the protein MLFPFLLGEKKKRTKGRMFNGNNGNLQFPSFLEQEQFRYGSSASTQLQLFGNTEFPATCNVGPVNNVGHHNFSGLSQPNQIKREMDDTERQYKLQISLGNFGQDEADRIAMGFRNPNAVSTGLRLSYDDDEHNSSITSASGSMTSLPIMMSISDDLRAEIDRQNEEFDNYIKIQEEQMMKGMREMTQRHTVAFLNAIEKGVGRKLREKELEVENMSRKNKELVERIKLVSMEAQSWQCRAWYNESIINMLKSNLNQALAQGGAGDHAKEGCGESEVDNTAVSSYNPNVLIGGEDFPRQPRKLSQQLVCRSCKCQEVCMLLMPCRHLCLCEHCERLVELCPICKSRKSASLPIFMS from the exons ATGTtgttcccttttcttttg ggagagaaaaaaaaaagaacgaaaggaAGGATGTTTAACGGAAATAATGGCAATCTTCAGTTCCCCTCTTTCTTGGAGCAAGAACAATTCCGTTATGGTTCTAGTGCATCTACTCAATTGCAGTTGTTTGGAAACACTGAAT TTCCTGCTACATGTAACGTTGGTCCTGTTAACAATGTCGGACATCATAATTTTTCTGGTCTAAGCCAACCAAACCAAATAAAGAGGGAGATGGATGACACGGAAAGGCAGTACAAGCTTCAGATTTCCTTGGGCAATTTTGGCCAGGACGAGGCTGATCGAATAGCAATGGGTTTCCGCAATCCAAATGCTGTGTCAACCGGGTTAAGACTCTCCTATGATGATGATGAACACAACTCCTCTATTACATCTGCTAGTGGAAGCATGACTTCACTTCCTATCATGATGTCCATTAGTGATGATCTGAGGGCTGAGATTGACCGGCAAAATGAAGAGTTTGATAATTACATTAAAATTCAG GAGGAACAAATGATGAAAGGCATGAGAGAGATGACCCAGAGGCACACAGTTGCATTCCTAAACGCCATCGAGAAAGGGGTGGGAAGGAAACTGCGTGAGAAAGAGCTCGAGGTGGAGAATATGAGTAGGAAAAACAAAGAGCTAGTCGAACGGATCAAGCTAGTGTCGATGGAGGCCCAATCATGGCAATGCAGAGCATGGTACAATGAGTCCATCATCAATATGCTGAAGAGTAACCTCAACCAAGCCTTAGCGCAGGGGGGGGCCGGAGATCATGCCAAGGAAGGGTGTGGGGAGAGCGAAGTAGACAATACGGCGGTCTCTTCTTACAACCCTAATGTGCTGATCGGAGGCGAGGATTTCCCTCGTCAGCCGAGAAAGCTGAGTCAGCAGCTGGTGTGTAGGTCGTGCAAGTGTCAGGAAGTTTGCATGCTTTTGATGCCGTGCCGGCATCTGTGCTTGTGTGAGCACTGTGAGCGCTTAGTGGAACTCTGTCCGATCTGCAAATCCAGGAAGAGTGCTAGCCTTCCCATTTTCATGTCCTGA
- the LOC109718168 gene encoding probable BOI-related E3 ubiquitin-protein ligase 2 isoform X3, producing MFNGNNGNLQFPSFLEQEQFRYGSSASTQLQLFGNTEFPATCNVGPVNNVGHHNFSGLSQPNQIKREMDDTERQYKLQISLGNFGQDEADRIAMGFRNPNAVSTGLRLSYDDDEHNSSITSASGSMTSLPIMMSISDDLRAEIDRQNEEFDNYIKIQEEQMMKGMREMTQRHTVAFLNAIEKGVGRKLREKELEVENMSRKNKELVERIKLVSMEAQSWQCRAWYNESIINMLKSNLNQALAQGGAGDHAKEGCGESEVDNTAVSSYNPNVLIGGEDFPRQPRKLSQQLVCRSCKCQEVCMLLMPCRHLCLCEHCERLVELCPICKSRKSASLPIFMS from the exons ATGTTTAACGGAAATAATGGCAATCTTCAGTTCCCCTCTTTCTTGGAGCAAGAACAATTCCGTTATGGTTCTAGTGCATCTACTCAATTGCAGTTGTTTGGAAACACTGAAT TTCCTGCTACATGTAACGTTGGTCCTGTTAACAATGTCGGACATCATAATTTTTCTGGTCTAAGCCAACCAAACCAAATAAAGAGGGAGATGGATGACACGGAAAGGCAGTACAAGCTTCAGATTTCCTTGGGCAATTTTGGCCAGGACGAGGCTGATCGAATAGCAATGGGTTTCCGCAATCCAAATGCTGTGTCAACCGGGTTAAGACTCTCCTATGATGATGATGAACACAACTCCTCTATTACATCTGCTAGTGGAAGCATGACTTCACTTCCTATCATGATGTCCATTAGTGATGATCTGAGGGCTGAGATTGACCGGCAAAATGAAGAGTTTGATAATTACATTAAAATTCAG GAGGAACAAATGATGAAAGGCATGAGAGAGATGACCCAGAGGCACACAGTTGCATTCCTAAACGCCATCGAGAAAGGGGTGGGAAGGAAACTGCGTGAGAAAGAGCTCGAGGTGGAGAATATGAGTAGGAAAAACAAAGAGCTAGTCGAACGGATCAAGCTAGTGTCGATGGAGGCCCAATCATGGCAATGCAGAGCATGGTACAATGAGTCCATCATCAATATGCTGAAGAGTAACCTCAACCAAGCCTTAGCGCAGGGGGGGGCCGGAGATCATGCCAAGGAAGGGTGTGGGGAGAGCGAAGTAGACAATACGGCGGTCTCTTCTTACAACCCTAATGTGCTGATCGGAGGCGAGGATTTCCCTCGTCAGCCGAGAAAGCTGAGTCAGCAGCTGGTGTGTAGGTCGTGCAAGTGTCAGGAAGTTTGCATGCTTTTGATGCCGTGCCGGCATCTGTGCTTGTGTGAGCACTGTGAGCGCTTAGTGGAACTCTGTCCGATCTGCAAATCCAGGAAGAGTGCTAGCCTTCCCATTTTCATGTCCTGA